One region of Oceanidesulfovibrio indonesiensis genomic DNA includes:
- a CDS encoding DinB family protein: MQSDERIREELTTLLRGGHSHMSLEEAVADFPTDQMNAKPPNSPYSCWHILEHMRIALWDIVEYIRDPNHVSPSYPEGYRPRPEDMTDEAGWRITIDQILGGLDAMDTMLSDPQRDVFEPLEHDPEYTLFRGALTAAEHMSYHTGELAMMRQILDLWPEGDEYLTG, encoded by the coding sequence ATGCAGTCGGATGAGAGAATACGCGAAGAGCTGACAACGCTGCTCCGCGGCGGGCATTCCCATATGAGTCTTGAAGAGGCGGTGGCGGACTTCCCCACGGACCAGATGAACGCCAAACCCCCGAACTCGCCGTATTCGTGCTGGCACATTCTGGAGCACATGCGCATCGCCCTCTGGGACATCGTGGAGTATATCCGCGATCCGAACCATGTCTCCCCGAGTTACCCGGAAGGATACCGCCCCCGGCCTGAGGATATGACGGACGAAGCCGGCTGGCGGATCACCATAGATCAGATACTAGGCGGACTCGACGCCATGGACACGATGCTGAGCGATCCGCAGCGTGATGTGTTCGAGCCGCTGGAGCACGATCCGGAGTACACGCTGTTCCGCGGCGCGCTCACCGCGGCGGAGCACATGTCCTACCACACCGGCGAGCTTGCCATGATGCGCCAGATTCTGGACCTCTGGCCGGAAGGTGACGAGTATCTGACCGGATAG